One window of the Glycocaulis alkaliphilus genome contains the following:
- a CDS encoding prolyl-tRNA synthetase associated domain-containing protein, with translation MTVSDPAPPLPAPPVTRESLLGFLDALGIAHTTHDHAPVFTVAESDQIKAHMPGGHTKNLFLKDKKGNLVLISAEHSTTIELKRLHERLGCGRLSFGSAERLEEALGVTPGSVTAFALVNDPQRRVRFILDAALMTHETVNFHPLKNDATTAISRDGLLAFLAALGREPEIMDFTAVA, from the coding sequence ATGACAGTTTCAGACCCGGCCCCGCCATTGCCCGCCCCGCCCGTCACCCGCGAGAGCCTGCTGGGCTTTCTCGATGCGCTGGGCATTGCCCACACCACGCACGATCACGCGCCGGTCTTCACCGTTGCCGAGAGCGACCAGATCAAGGCTCACATGCCCGGCGGGCACACCAAGAACCTGTTTCTGAAAGACAAAAAGGGCAATCTCGTCCTGATCTCGGCCGAGCACTCGACGACGATCGAGCTGAAGCGCCTGCACGAGCGTCTGGGCTGCGGGCGGCTCTCCTTCGGGTCGGCAGAGCGGCTGGAAGAGGCACTGGGTGTAACCCCCGGCTCGGTAACCGCCTTTGCGCTCGTCAATGATCCTCAGCGCCGGGTGCGCTTCATCCTCGACGCCGCGCTGATGACGCACGAGACCGTGAACTTCCATCCGCTGAAGAATGACGCCACCACCGCCATATCGCGCGATGGACTGCTGGCCTTTCTGGCAGCGCTTGGGCGTGAACCGGAAATCATGGATTTCACGGCCGTGGCGTGA
- the trxA gene encoding thioredoxin translates to MQIFGNQPASTPASNPGGGHVKDSTDQNFMTDVVEVSKQVPVLVDFWAPWCGPCRQLGPVIEKAVNAAGGKVKLVKINIDENPQVAGQLRIQSIPAVLAFVNGQPVDGFMGALPESQINDFIKRISGDVDEAALDDVLEQAEQALARGDAGGAAQDFAAVLQAAPDNTRALAGMARVFLSQGDREGAEGVLAQVPPAKAGDPAIAGVRAAMELASEGEDAGDPADARAALEKAGGKGAALHYQLARALIGAGDLEGAASALLDSIAQDREWNEGAARQLLLRVFEAAGQTSELTKAGRKRLSSILFS, encoded by the coding sequence ATGCAGATTTTCGGCAATCAGCCCGCCAGCACACCGGCCAGCAATCCCGGCGGTGGCCATGTGAAGGACTCCACCGACCAGAATTTCATGACCGACGTGGTGGAGGTCTCAAAGCAGGTGCCTGTCCTGGTCGATTTCTGGGCGCCCTGGTGCGGTCCGTGCCGCCAGCTCGGCCCCGTCATCGAGAAGGCCGTGAATGCGGCTGGCGGCAAGGTGAAGCTGGTCAAGATCAATATCGACGAGAACCCGCAAGTGGCCGGCCAGCTGCGCATCCAGTCCATCCCAGCCGTGCTGGCCTTCGTGAACGGGCAGCCTGTTGACGGTTTCATGGGCGCGCTGCCCGAAAGCCAGATCAACGACTTCATCAAGCGCATTAGCGGAGACGTCGACGAAGCCGCGCTGGACGATGTGCTCGAACAGGCAGAACAGGCGCTTGCAAGAGGCGATGCGGGCGGCGCAGCGCAGGATTTTGCCGCCGTCCTGCAGGCGGCCCCGGACAATACCCGCGCCCTGGCGGGCATGGCACGGGTATTCCTCTCCCAGGGCGACCGGGAGGGCGCTGAAGGCGTGCTGGCACAGGTGCCGCCAGCCAAGGCAGGCGATCCGGCCATAGCGGGCGTGCGCGCCGCCATGGAGCTGGCCAGCGAAGGCGAGGATGCCGGTGATCCTGCCGATGCGAGGGCTGCCCTTGAGAAAGCCGGCGGCAAGGGCGCAGCCCTGCACTACCAACTTGCCCGCGCCCTGATCGGTGCAGGCGATCTGGAAGGCGCCGCGAGCGCGCTTCTCGACAGTATCGCGCAAGACCGCGAATGGAACGAAGGCGCGGCGCGCCAGTTATTGCTGCGCGTGTTCGAGGCCGCCGGGCAGACATCCGAGCTGACAAAGGCCGGGCGCAAGCGTCTCTCCTCCATCCTGTTCAGCTAG
- a CDS encoding LON peptidase substrate-binding domain-containing protein — MTVHPALPDTLPLFPIRGCILLPGEALPLNVFEPRYLNMVDDAMSGNGFIGMIQPRETGPRDHPDLERVGTAGRIAKHSETTDGRYLIVLVGVSRFTLTAQPHMKTPYRVGRADYTGFERDIDGPEADDPGADRAGFLALLKRFFQHAGIDADWASMDHAPLSAITGKVAMAAPFDAACKQALLQASRPCVRRELLATLMEGALEHALRGPSSGPAGRLH, encoded by the coding sequence ATGACCGTTCACCCCGCCTTGCCGGACACGCTGCCGCTCTTCCCGATCCGCGGCTGCATATTGCTGCCGGGTGAGGCCCTGCCTCTGAACGTGTTTGAACCGCGCTATCTGAACATGGTCGATGACGCGATGAGCGGGAACGGATTTATCGGCATGATCCAGCCACGCGAGACCGGCCCGCGTGACCATCCAGACCTCGAACGGGTCGGCACGGCAGGGCGCATCGCCAAACATTCGGAAACCACTGACGGACGCTATCTGATCGTGCTGGTGGGCGTTTCCCGCTTCACCCTGACCGCCCAGCCGCACATGAAGACCCCCTATCGCGTCGGGCGCGCCGATTATACCGGGTTCGAGCGTGATATTGACGGACCCGAAGCCGACGATCCGGGCGCAGACCGGGCCGGCTTCCTCGCACTCCTGAAACGCTTTTTCCAACATGCCGGGATTGATGCCGACTGGGCATCGATGGACCACGCACCCCTGTCGGCGATCACCGGCAAGGTCGCCATGGCAGCGCCCTTTGACGCGGCCTGCAAGCAGGCACTCCTGCAGGCCTCGAGGCCCTGCGTGCGCCGCGAGCTTCTGGCCACCTTGATGGAAGGCGCGCTGGAGCACGCCTTGCGCGGCCCGTCATCGGGTCCGGCCGGCCGGCTGCACTAG
- a CDS encoding Trm112 family protein has translation MSTETPTDTPNPRRSAHVDPKLLEILVCPVTRQTLEYDREAGELISRAAGLAYPVREGVPVMLPEEARQLDG, from the coding sequence ATGAGCACCGAGACACCCACCGACACGCCCAATCCGCGCCGGTCCGCCCATGTGGACCCGAAGCTGCTGGAAATCCTTGTCTGCCCGGTCACACGCCAGACGCTGGAATATGACCGCGAGGCAGGCGAGCTGATCTCGCGCGCGGCGGGGCTCGCCTATCCGGTGCGCGAAGGCGTGCCGGTCATGCTGCCCGAAGAAGCCCGCCAGCTAGATGGCTGA
- a CDS encoding gamma-butyrobetaine hydroxylase-like domain-containing protein gives MAEPRQTPWPVRLAFQASHRRLRASFDDGAVFDIPYGLLRRESPSAEVQGHGPGQKRAVPHADSVMVTAAEPVGRYAVRLVFDDGHDSGIYAWTLLRALGEAAGRAPHR, from the coding sequence ATGGCTGAGCCCAGGCAGACGCCCTGGCCCGTCCGCCTCGCCTTTCAGGCATCGCACAGGCGTTTGCGGGCGAGCTTTGATGATGGCGCGGTGTTCGACATCCCCTATGGCCTCCTGCGGCGCGAGAGCCCGTCTGCCGAGGTGCAGGGCCATGGCCCCGGCCAGAAGCGCGCCGTCCCCCATGCTGACAGCGTGATGGTTACAGCTGCAGAGCCTGTCGGACGCTATGCCGTGCGCCTGGTGTTTGATGACGGCCATGATAGCGGCATCTATGCTTGGACCCTCCTGCGCGCGCTTGGCGAGGCGGCAGGGCGAGCGCCGCACCGCTGA
- a CDS encoding YbjN domain-containing protein codes for MKMVLHAGMALASVCLLAAPAGAQATGPVIERIDAQGLRALVTGLGHEITNEAVSEEGQPIVTATTGTMNYLVAGTVCENGQCQGLLTELVFTNTPATLDIANQVNQSYAAIKLVVLEDDNVVFSRYDVLNGGTTLGALSTSVSTLLEVAGAIVQSGGE; via the coding sequence ATGAAAATGGTTCTGCACGCCGGTATGGCGCTCGCATCGGTCTGCCTGCTCGCAGCGCCTGCTGGCGCTCAGGCCACCGGGCCAGTGATCGAGCGCATTGATGCGCAGGGCTTGCGCGCACTGGTGACGGGGCTTGGCCACGAGATCACCAATGAGGCCGTATCCGAGGAAGGCCAGCCTATTGTGACGGCCACGACCGGCACCATGAACTATCTGGTGGCCGGTACGGTGTGTGAGAACGGGCAATGCCAGGGCCTGCTGACCGAGCTGGTCTTCACCAACACGCCGGCCACTCTGGACATCGCCAATCAGGTCAACCAGAGCTATGCGGCCATCAAGCTGGTGGTTCTGGAAGACGATAACGTCGTGTTCTCGCGCTATGACGTGCTCAATGGCGGTACGACGCTGGGGGCGCTTTCAACCTCGGTCAGCACATTGCTCGAAGTCGCGGGCGCAATCGTTCAGTCTGGCGGCGAATAG
- a CDS encoding response regulator transcription factor produces the protein MAQIALVDDDENILTSVSLFLEGEGYQVQTFTDGVEALNVLSDNPPDLAIFDIKMPRMDGLELLRRVRQSSNLPVIFLTSKDGEFDEALGLDLGADDYIAKPFSHQLLAKRIKAVLRRAQPDDADLPASEADQKALVRGSLTLDPNRHACLWNGKPVRLTVTEFLILQALANRPGYVKSRDNLMDAAYDDQVYVDDRTIDSHIKRIRKKFRVVDDSFDGIETLYGVGYRYKEA, from the coding sequence ATGGCCCAGATAGCCCTTGTCGATGATGACGAGAACATTCTCACCTCCGTCTCGCTCTTCCTCGAGGGGGAAGGCTATCAGGTGCAGACCTTCACCGACGGGGTAGAGGCCTTGAATGTCCTTTCCGACAACCCGCCTGACCTTGCCATATTCGACATCAAGATGCCGCGCATGGACGGGCTGGAACTGCTGCGCCGGGTGCGCCAGAGCTCCAACCTGCCAGTCATCTTCCTGACCTCCAAGGATGGCGAGTTCGACGAGGCGCTGGGGCTGGATCTGGGCGCTGACGACTATATCGCCAAACCGTTCTCCCACCAGCTTCTGGCCAAGCGGATCAAGGCGGTGCTGCGGCGCGCCCAGCCCGATGATGCCGACCTGCCGGCCAGCGAGGCCGACCAGAAAGCGCTGGTGCGCGGCTCGCTGACCCTCGACCCCAACCGGCATGCGTGTCTATGGAATGGCAAGCCGGTGCGCCTGACCGTCACCGAGTTCCTGATCCTGCAGGCACTGGCCAACCGTCCAGGCTATGTGAAGAGCCGGGACAATCTCATGGACGCGGCCTATGACGATCAGGTCTATGTCGATGACCGCACGATCGACAGCCACATAAAGCGCATCCGCAAGAAATTCCGCGTCGTCGACGACAGCTTTGACGGGATCGAGACCCTTTATGGCGTCGGATACCGCTACAAGGAGGCGTGA
- a CDS encoding sensor histidine kinase — MASDTATRRREPGRLKARLAGLTSNLHQALFSRLAAGILVANLFALGLLALGTLALIENRTGLIDAKVDSLTQQADIIRNVITETAVEGSPEPALNARIAAEVLARLYVPEGTRAMIHGPEGRLAADSYLSAGRVSVELLPPPGERDIEGFFTGLWRAVRDFVGGFFLSAEERETRERSLGEEIALAQTTGEAVAGVRRGRYGERVVSVTLAIAPVQTIVGSVTYESYDYDALIAADRVAILPYLGFAALIIVAFGTLLALRIAGPVKRLSDAARSVQLAGGRRVPLPDFSRRGDEIGDLEQAFRAMTDALYDRLDAIESFAADVAHEIKNPLTSIRSAAEVLVRARDDSARERLVSVIQKDVQRLDRLITDISNASRLDAELARDQVTPVDLVRLIRDIVRVYIDGERASPGQLELQTDLAEAFIAAREEPLGRVFTNLIDNALTFSPPEGKVRISIKRKQGNTRESTRERFVILVDDDGPGIPPEALETIFNRFYTQRPAGAAFGTHSGLGLAIARQIISAHGGTIHAENRTSPASGARFVIELTSVS; from the coding sequence ATGGCGTCGGATACCGCTACAAGGAGGCGTGAGCCGGGCCGCCTGAAAGCGCGGCTGGCAGGGCTCACCTCCAATCTGCATCAGGCGCTGTTTTCGCGCCTTGCTGCCGGCATTCTGGTCGCCAATCTGTTTGCGCTCGGCCTTCTGGCGCTGGGCACGCTCGCCCTGATCGAGAACCGGACCGGCCTGATCGATGCCAAGGTCGACTCTCTGACCCAGCAGGCCGACATCATCCGCAATGTCATCACCGAGACGGCGGTGGAAGGCTCGCCTGAGCCCGCCCTCAATGCCCGCATAGCCGCCGAAGTGCTCGCGCGGCTCTATGTGCCTGAAGGCACGCGAGCCATGATCCACGGGCCTGAAGGACGCCTCGCCGCCGACAGCTATCTGAGCGCCGGACGTGTCAGCGTGGAGCTCCTGCCACCGCCGGGTGAACGCGATATTGAAGGCTTTTTCACCGGCCTCTGGCGGGCCGTGCGCGACTTCGTCGGCGGCTTCTTCCTGTCTGCCGAGGAACGCGAGACCCGCGAGCGCTCACTGGGCGAGGAAATTGCGCTCGCCCAGACAACGGGCGAAGCCGTGGCAGGGGTAAGGCGCGGCCGCTATGGCGAGCGCGTCGTCTCGGTGACGCTGGCCATAGCGCCCGTACAGACCATTGTCGGCTCAGTGACGTATGAATCCTATGATTATGACGCGCTGATCGCCGCCGACCGCGTGGCGATCCTGCCCTATCTGGGCTTTGCCGCGCTCATCATTGTCGCGTTCGGCACCTTGCTGGCCTTGCGCATTGCCGGCCCGGTCAAGCGCCTGTCGGATGCGGCGCGCAGCGTGCAACTGGCAGGCGGCCGGCGCGTGCCCCTGCCAGACTTCTCGCGCCGGGGCGACGAGATTGGGGATCTGGAACAGGCCTTCCGCGCCATGACCGACGCGCTCTATGACCGGCTGGACGCGATTGAAAGCTTCGCCGCCGATGTCGCCCACGAGATCAAGAACCCGCTCACCTCCATCCGCTCTGCCGCCGAGGTCCTGGTGCGCGCCCGCGACGATAGCGCCCGCGAGCGCCTGGTCAGCGTGATCCAGAAGGATGTGCAGCGCCTCGACCGCCTCATCACCGACATCTCCAACGCTTCGCGTCTGGACGCCGAGCTGGCGCGTGATCAGGTCACGCCGGTCGATCTGGTGCGCCTGATACGCGACATTGTGCGCGTCTATATCGATGGGGAGCGGGCATCGCCCGGCCAGCTGGAACTGCAGACAGATCTCGCAGAGGCCTTTATCGCCGCACGCGAGGAGCCGCTGGGGCGTGTCTTCACCAATCTGATCGACAATGCGCTGACCTTCTCCCCGCCGGAGGGCAAGGTGCGCATTTCCATAAAGCGCAAGCAGGGCAACACGCGCGAGAGCACCCGCGAGCGCTTTGTGATCCTTGTGGACGACGACGGCCCCGGCATTCCGCCCGAAGCGCTGGAGACCATTTTCAACCGCTTTTACACCCAGCGTCCTGCCGGTGCGGCATTTGGCACCCATTCAGGGCTGGGGCTGGCGATTGCCCGCCAGATCATCTCGGCCCATGGCGGCACGATCCACGCGGAAAACCGCACCAGCCCGGCAAGCGGCGCACGCTTTGTCATCGAGCTGACGAGCGTGTCCTGA
- a CDS encoding PTS sugar transporter subunit IIA, translated as MIGLVIVTHGKLAQELVAATEHVVGRLAACIAVSIGADDDMEQRRSDIRTAVEAADSGDGVIIVTDIFGGTPSNLSMSLLEKCKVEVIAGANLPMMITLAEARGRMNLADLAANASSAGRRYITVGSHLIDGLS; from the coding sequence ATGATCGGCCTCGTCATCGTCACCCATGGTAAGCTTGCCCAGGAACTGGTGGCAGCAACCGAGCACGTCGTGGGCCGTCTGGCGGCGTGTATCGCCGTCTCCATCGGCGCCGATGACGATATGGAACAGCGCAGGAGCGATATCCGCACAGCGGTAGAGGCCGCAGACAGCGGCGATGGCGTCATCATCGTGACCGACATTTTCGGCGGCACACCGTCCAACCTCTCCATGTCCCTTCTCGAGAAATGCAAGGTGGAGGTGATCGCAGGCGCCAACCTGCCCATGATGATCACGCTGGCCGAAGCGCGCGGACGCATGAACCTTGCAGACCTCGCCGCCAATGCCTCAAGCGCAGGCAGGCGCTATATCACCGTCGGCTCCCATCTGATTGACGGGCTGTCGTGA
- a CDS encoding HPr family phosphocarrier protein yields the protein MSAYTADVTIVNKRGLHARAAAKFVGLAREFEASVIVERDGEQADGRSIMDLLMLGAGPGTQLTLSAEGTDAEALTDALRTLVETGFGESE from the coding sequence GTGAGCGCGTACACGGCCGATGTCACGATCGTGAACAAGCGGGGCCTGCATGCCCGCGCGGCTGCAAAGTTTGTCGGTCTGGCCAGAGAATTCGAGGCCTCGGTAATCGTCGAGCGCGATGGTGAGCAGGCTGATGGCCGCTCCATCATGGACCTGCTCATGCTGGGCGCCGGGCCCGGCACACAGCTGACGCTGAGCGCTGAAGGCACCGACGCAGAGGCGCTGACCGACGCCCTCCGCACGCTTGTCGAAACCGGGTTCGGCGAAAGCGAGTAA
- the ahcY gene encoding adenosylhomocysteinase produces MTLLFNTPDGKDYLVKDLSLARWGRIELDMAEIEMPGLMALREEFGNSKPLKGARIAGSLHMTVQTAVLIETLTALGADVRWASCNIFSTQDHAAAAIAETGVPVFAVKGETLKEYWDYADAIFHWPNGETANMILDDGGDATMYLQLGEKAEKDPSVLGEPKSEEERWLFDAIRRRIKASPGWFAKAKASIKGVSEETTTGVMRLYQMAKRGELAFPAINVNDSVTKSKFDNRYGCRESLVDAIRRGTDVMMAGKTAVVCGYGDVGKGSAESLSQAGCRVSVTEIDPICALQAAMDGYGVVRLEDVIGEVDIVVTATGNKDVITVDHMRAMKNMAIVCNIGHFDNEIQVEALRNFQWTNVKPQVDLVEFPEGHKIILLSEGRLVNLGNANGHPSFVMSASFTNQVLAQIELWTRGDQYKNDVYILPKHLDEKVAALHLDKLGAKLTTLSTEQADYIGVEQKGPFKAEHYRY; encoded by the coding sequence ATGACCCTGCTGTTCAACACGCCCGACGGCAAAGACTATCTCGTCAAGGACCTCTCTCTGGCCCGCTGGGGCCGGATCGAGCTGGACATGGCCGAGATCGAGATGCCGGGCCTGATGGCGCTGCGTGAGGAATTCGGGAACTCCAAGCCCCTGAAAGGCGCCCGTATCGCCGGCTCGCTGCACATGACCGTGCAGACCGCCGTGCTGATCGAGACGCTGACGGCTCTGGGCGCCGACGTGCGCTGGGCCTCATGCAACATCTTCTCCACGCAGGACCATGCCGCCGCCGCCATTGCCGAGACCGGCGTGCCGGTCTTCGCGGTAAAGGGCGAGACGCTGAAAGAATACTGGGATTATGCCGACGCCATCTTCCACTGGCCGAATGGCGAAACCGCCAACATGATCCTGGATGATGGCGGTGATGCCACCATGTATCTCCAGCTGGGCGAAAAAGCCGAAAAAGACCCCTCCGTGCTCGGCGAGCCGAAATCGGAAGAGGAGCGCTGGCTGTTTGACGCCATCCGCCGCCGCATCAAGGCGAGCCCCGGCTGGTTTGCCAAGGCGAAAGCCAGCATCAAGGGCGTGTCGGAAGAGACCACCACGGGCGTGATGCGCCTTTACCAGATGGCCAAGCGCGGCGAGCTCGCCTTCCCGGCGATCAACGTCAATGACTCCGTCACCAAGTCGAAATTCGACAATCGTTATGGCTGCCGTGAAAGCCTGGTGGACGCCATCCGGCGCGGCACCGACGTGATGATGGCCGGCAAGACGGCCGTCGTGTGCGGCTATGGCGATGTCGGCAAGGGCTCGGCCGAATCCCTGTCACAGGCCGGTTGCCGGGTGTCCGTGACTGAAATCGACCCGATCTGCGCCCTGCAGGCCGCGATGGACGGCTACGGGGTTGTCCGCCTTGAGGACGTGATCGGCGAGGTGGACATCGTCGTCACCGCCACCGGCAACAAGGACGTCATCACCGTCGACCATATGCGCGCCATGAAGAACATGGCCATCGTCTGCAATATCGGCCATTTCGATAACGAAATTCAGGTCGAGGCGCTGCGCAATTTCCAGTGGACCAATGTGAAGCCGCAGGTCGATCTGGTCGAGTTCCCCGAAGGCCACAAGATCATCCTCCTGTCCGAAGGCCGCCTGGTAAATCTGGGCAATGCCAATGGCCATCCCAGCTTCGTAATGAGCGCCAGCTTCACCAATCAGGTGCTGGCCCAGATCGAGCTGTGGACCCGGGGCGATCAGTACAAGAACGACGTCTACATCCTGCCCAAGCATCTCGACGAGAAGGTCGCGGCGCTGCATCTCGACAAGCTGGGCGCGAAACTGACCACGCTTTCGACCGAGCAAGCCGATTATATCGGCGTGGAGCAGAAAGGCCCGTTCAAGGCCGAGCATTACCGCTACTAG
- a CDS encoding 1-acyl-sn-glycerol-3-phosphate acyltransferase, with protein MSQYPADLYPIPPAPPQSAKELVDQLIDERAPRLRKHPWLWNVVRPTAGALMGYRDAIDMVDTVRPMRAREAFDWAADYLALTVNTHGLDAIPDTGPVVIIGNHPGGIADGIALWQAIREKRPDLCFLANRDALRVCPGLEDMLIPVEWRKNARSRANARDTLRGSMEALNQGRCLAIFPSGRMARWRWRRWGLVEEPWAPTAISLARRFNTPVVTLGVRQSMPIAFYALDQIHEELRDITLFHGLMRQRGKTYRLRFSDPVPAREIPGSEAEATASILQQAEALAWGRQ; from the coding sequence ATGAGCCAGTACCCTGCCGACCTCTATCCTATTCCCCCGGCGCCGCCCCAGTCGGCGAAGGAACTTGTCGATCAGCTGATCGATGAACGCGCGCCGCGTCTGAGAAAACATCCCTGGCTGTGGAATGTGGTCCGGCCCACGGCAGGCGCGCTGATGGGTTATCGCGATGCCATCGATATGGTCGATACGGTAAGGCCGATGCGCGCGCGCGAAGCGTTCGACTGGGCGGCGGACTATCTGGCCCTGACGGTAAACACGCACGGGCTTGATGCCATTCCAGATACCGGCCCGGTGGTGATTATCGGCAATCATCCCGGCGGCATCGCAGACGGCATTGCGCTGTGGCAGGCGATCCGGGAAAAGCGCCCTGATCTTTGCTTTCTGGCCAACCGGGATGCGCTGCGCGTCTGTCCGGGCCTTGAAGACATGCTGATCCCGGTGGAATGGCGCAAGAATGCGCGCAGCCGGGCCAACGCCCGCGATACGCTGCGTGGGTCGATGGAAGCGCTCAATCAGGGCCGGTGCCTTGCCATCTTCCCTTCGGGGCGCATGGCGCGCTGGCGCTGGAGACGCTGGGGTCTGGTGGAGGAGCCGTGGGCGCCGACGGCGATCTCGCTCGCCCGGCGCTTCAATACGCCGGTGGTGACGCTGGGCGTGCGCCAGTCCATGCCTATTGCCTTCTATGCGCTGGACCAGATCCATGAGGAGCTGCGCGATATAACGCTCTTCCACGGGCTGATGCGCCAGCGCGGCAAGACCTACCGCTTACGCTTTTCAGACCCTGTCCCCGCCCGCGAGATACCGGGCAGCGAGGCCGAAGCCACCGCCTCAATCCTCCAGCAGGCGGAAGCGCTTGCCTGGGGCCGGCAGTAA
- a CDS encoding ArsR/SmtB family transcription factor translates to MSDRPELAEAQACAQLSALAHEGRLRIFRALVAAGPKGLAAGMLAEQLAISPSNLSAHLAVLTAAGLAQVEKAGRQRIYAANLVATAELVSFLIADCCGGDPALCRDVTAKLAVSALRACN, encoded by the coding sequence ATGTCAGATCGTCCCGAACTTGCCGAAGCGCAAGCCTGCGCCCAGCTCTCCGCCCTCGCCCATGAGGGCAGGCTGCGCATATTCCGCGCCCTTGTCGCTGCAGGCCCCAAAGGGCTTGCCGCAGGCATGCTGGCCGAACAGCTAGCTATCAGTCCCAGCAATCTTTCCGCCCATCTGGCGGTGCTGACTGCGGCGGGTCTCGCGCAGGTGGAGAAAGCTGGCCGACAGCGCATTTATGCCGCCAATCTGGTGGCGACAGCAGAGCTCGTCAGCTTTCTCATCGCCGATTGCTGCGGCGGGGATCCGGCGCTGTGCCGGGATGTGACGGCCAAGCTGGCCGTATCCGCGCTGAGGGCTTGCAACTGA